GGAACCCGCTGGTCCCCTTGATCGTGTGGATCGTGCGGAAGATGCTCGACAGCCGCTCCCGCGAGTCGGGCTGCTGCTCGAGCTCGACCAGGTCCCGGTCGAGCTGGTCGAGGTTCTCGTGGGACTCCACGAGGAACTCGGCGATGATCTCGGCGTCGTCGTCCATCCGCGCCTCCCTTCAGGCTCGCTCCCCATCGGCCCTGAGCGGGGCCGGGTGAGGCGAGTCAAGAGAGTTGGGACCTAGTCCCAGGGCGCGGGGTACGTCTCCGGCCTGCAGGGGGCTGGGAGAGGTGACTCGGGGCGCGAAGGTGACCAGAGTGCGTGTTGCAGCGGACTCATGGCGCCCACAGCGGCGAACCACGTGTCACAGCACCCAGCCCCCGCCGGAGCAGCAGCGCGATCAGGTGCGCGAGCGCAGGGCTTCGCTGAGGGAGGCGACGGCGGCCTCGGGCGGGGAGGCGGCGTCGGCGTTGGCGTCGGCGAGCTCGGCGAGCAGCTCGGCGCGGTGCACGGCGACCGAGCGGGGCGCGTCGATGCCGATGCGTACGACGTCACCGCGGACCTCGAGGACCGTGATCGTGACGGCCTCGGGCGAGCCGCCACCGA
This genomic interval from Nocardioides kongjuensis contains the following:
- a CDS encoding carbon storage regulator, whose protein sequence is MLVLSRRIGESVVIGGGSPEAVTITVLEVRGDVVRIGIDAPRSVAVHRAELLAELADANADAASPPEAAVASLSEALRSRT